One segment of Cyprinus carpio isolate SPL01 chromosome A17, ASM1834038v1, whole genome shotgun sequence DNA contains the following:
- the LOC109106924 gene encoding serine/threonine-protein kinase VRK1: protein MPPKSKADGAKKARAPAKRKLAEEFPPGEVLTDNAKKKWKLGSAVGQGGFGLLYLANEDSSGSVGTDASYVIKVEPSDNGPLFSELKFYMRAAKPSLIGAWMNSRKIDYLGVPKYWGSGFHEKGGKRYRFMVMDRFGVDLQKKFEENGKKFPRKLVLQLGLRLLDILEYIHDHEYVHADIKASNLLLSYTNPNQVYLVDYGLAYRYSPEGVPKEYKEDPKRCHDGTIEFTSIDAHKGVAPSRRGDLEIMGYCMIQWLCGRLPWEDKLQDPLYVRDSKLRCRDNIDELLKSCFPSENLPEEMKKFMQEVKALEYTDKPNYAKLRGILLQGLKTIGATDDRKLDFGVSANDTGPPSIKAPKRKKAEEKGQSADETKGAPAKKRRAPQKKEVNGAKKTASPAKRPAKKEAQAASEPAVKKSRGRTKKNS, encoded by the exons ATGCCACCAAAGTCCAAGGCAGATGGGGCGAAGAAAGCGAGAGCTCCAGCCAAGAGGAAACTGGCTGAAGAATTCCCACCTGGAGAAGTTCTGACGgataatgcaaagaaaaaatgGAAGCTTGGATCAGCTGTGGGTCAGGGAGGTTTTGGCCTGCTGTATCTGG CAAATGAAGACTCTTCAGGATCTGTTGGCACTGATGCATCTTATGTCATTAAAGTG GAGCCCAGTGACAACGGCCCTCTCTTTTCTGAACTGAAGTTCTACATGCGAGCTGCCAAACCCAGTCTAA TTGGGGCTTGGATGAATTCAAGGAAAATTGACTATTTGGGAGTTCCAAAATATTGGGGCTCTGGTTTTCATGAGAAAGGTGGTAAGAG GTACAGATTTATGGTCATGGATCGATTTGGAGTGGACCTACAGAAGAAGTTTGAGGAAAATGGAAAGAAATTTCCAAGGAAACTGGTTCTTCAGCTGGGTCTCAGACTT CTTGACATTCTGGAGTACATCCATGACCATGAATATGTGCATGCAGACATCAAAGCCTCCAACCTCCTTCTGTCCTACACCAACCCCAATCAG gtATATTTAGTGGATTATGGATTGGCCTACAGATATTCTCCTGAAGGAGTGCCAAAGGAGTACAAAGAAGACCCAAAGAGGTGTCATGACGGGACCATTGAGTTCACTAGTATTGATGCACACAAAGGAGTCG CCCCTTCAAGAAGAGGAGACCTGGAAATCATGGGCTACTGCATGATCCAGTGGCTTTGTGGCCGTCTACCCTGGGAGGACAAACTTCAGGACCCACTGTATGTCAGAGACTCCAAACTCAG GTGTAGAGACAATATCGATGAGTTGTTGAAAAGCTGTTTCCCTTCAGAAAATTTACCAG AGGAAATGAAGAAGTTCATGCAAGAGGTCAAGGCTCTCGAATACACAGACAAGCCAAATTACGCAAAATTGCGAGGTATTTTGCTGCAAGGCCTGAAGACCATAGGGGCGACCGACGACAGAAAGCTGGACTTCGGCGTGTCAGCCAATGACACAGGCCCGCCCTCCATCAAG GCTCCGAAGCGGAAGAAAGCGGAAGAAAAAGGCCAGTCTGCTGATGAAACCAAAGGCGCCCCTGCAAAGAAGAGGCGAGCTCCACAGAAGAAGG AAGTGAATGGGGCTAAAAAGACGGCAAGTCCTGCAAAGCGTCCAGCGAAGAAAGAAGCCCAGGCTGCTTCTGAGCCAGCAGTGAAGAAAAGCCGGGGAAGGACTAAGAAGAACTCTTAA